From Mustela erminea isolate mMusErm1 chromosome 1, mMusErm1.Pri, whole genome shotgun sequence, a single genomic window includes:
- the DDA1 gene encoding DET1- and DDB1-associated protein 1, whose protein sequence is MADFLKGLPVYNKSNFSRFHADSVCKASNRRPSVYLPTREYPSEQIIVTEKTNILLRYLHQQWDKKNAAKKRDQEQVDLEGESSAPPRKVARTDSPDMHEDT, encoded by the exons ATG GCAGATTTTTTGAAAGGACTGCCTGTCTACAACAAAAGCAATTTTAGTCGATTTCACGCGGACTCTGTGTGCAAAGCTTCG AACCGACGTCCCTCAGTCTACCTGCCCACGCGGGAGTACCCATCTGAACAGA TCATTGTGACAGAAAAGACAAACATCCTTTTGCGCTATTTACATCAGCAATGGGACAAAAAG AACGCCGCCAAGAAGAGAGACCAGGAGCAAGTGGACCTTGAGGGTGAGAGCTCGGCGCCCCCCCGCAAGGTCGCACGGACCGACAGCCCGGACATGCACGAGGACACTTAA
- the MRPL34 gene encoding 39S ribosomal protein L34, mitochondrial gives MAFLVGSVGRQLGRVRWLQPRAWLGLPDAWGLLATQQNRGKARGNEYQPSNIKRKHKHGWIRRLSTPAGVQVILRRMHKGRKSLSH, from the exons ATGGCTTTCTTGGTCGGATCTGTAGGTCGCCAGTTGGGTCGCGTCAG GTGGCTGCAGCCCCGCGCCTGGCTGGGGCTCCCCGATGCCTGGGGACTTCTCGCCACACAGCAGAACAGAGGAAAGGCGCGTGGAAATGAGTATCAGCCGAGCAACATCAAACGCAAACACAAACACGGCTGGATCCGGCGCCTGAGCACACCGGCCGGCGTCCAGGTCATCCTTCGCCGCATGCACAAAGGCCGCAAGTCGCTGAGCCATTGA